Proteins co-encoded in one Leptospira inadai serovar Lyme str. 10 genomic window:
- the mnmA gene encoding tRNA 2-thiouridine(34) synthase MnmA yields MSKGKIIVAMSGGVDSAVTAGLLMEEGYEVIGVNLRTWEYEAPSCDTTKKSCCSPEDIRDARDVGLSLNIPFYVIKMEKLFQEKVIDRFVNDYKDGKTPNPCVECNTFVKFGALFEKAKALGIDKIATGHYSKVVEVGGRYAIADAIDQNKNQAYYLYGLSQENLRNVLFPLGGMTKPEVRDIARRMGLPVAEKAESQEICFIPENDYRKFLARKNVDFTPGFFRLRDGRIVGKHSGKENFTIGQRKGLGIAWKNPLYVLSIEDDGTVILGEDRETFVESFLVEDLNFQAWPPLRSGQEEECRVQVRYRSRPILAKIRQEEDFAIRVFPVEDVKGVAPGQSAIFYPKNENYLLAGGIIRKGSIQTIERTLEGSDETRNIGAAVLP; encoded by the coding sequence ATGAGTAAAGGGAAGATCATCGTAGCAATGAGCGGCGGGGTGGATAGCGCCGTAACTGCGGGACTTCTGATGGAAGAAGGTTACGAAGTCATCGGAGTGAACCTTCGAACCTGGGAATACGAGGCTCCCTCCTGCGATACCACCAAAAAGTCCTGCTGTTCGCCGGAAGACATTCGGGACGCGAGAGACGTTGGCCTTTCGTTAAACATTCCGTTTTACGTAATCAAGATGGAAAAGCTTTTCCAAGAAAAAGTGATCGATCGCTTTGTGAACGATTATAAGGACGGAAAGACTCCGAATCCTTGCGTAGAATGTAATACTTTCGTAAAGTTCGGAGCACTATTCGAAAAAGCTAAAGCGTTAGGGATCGATAAGATCGCGACCGGTCATTATTCCAAGGTAGTGGAAGTCGGCGGGAGATACGCGATTGCGGATGCGATCGATCAAAATAAAAACCAAGCGTATTACCTATACGGACTTTCCCAGGAAAATTTAAGGAACGTATTATTTCCGTTAGGCGGAATGACGAAGCCGGAAGTAAGGGATATCGCGAGAAGGATGGGTCTTCCCGTCGCGGAAAAGGCAGAATCCCAGGAAATATGTTTTATTCCCGAAAACGATTATAGAAAATTTTTGGCCCGCAAAAACGTGGACTTTACTCCCGGATTCTTTAGGCTTCGCGACGGAAGAATCGTAGGAAAGCATTCCGGAAAAGAAAATTTTACCATAGGTCAGCGCAAAGGCCTAGGAATCGCATGGAAAAATCCGCTGTACGTTCTATCCATCGAGGATGATGGAACCGTAATTTTAGGCGAAGACAGGGAGACATTCGTGGAATCGTTTCTCGTCGAAGATTTGAATTTCCAAGCGTGGCCTCCGTTACGATCGGGTCAGGAAGAAGAATGCCGAGTGCAGGTTCGCTATCGTTCTAGACCGATTCTGGCCAAGATCAGACAGGAAGAAGATTTTGCAATTCGCGTATTCCCCGTGGAAGACGTCAAAGGAGTAGCTCCGGGACAATCGGCCATATTCTATCCTAAGAATGAAAACTATTTATTGGCCGGCGGAATCATTCGAAAAGGCAGCATTCAAACCATCGAAAGGACTCTTGAGGGAAGCGACGAAACTCGAAATATCGGAGCAGCCGTTCTTCCGTGA